The Triticum aestivum cultivar Chinese Spring chromosome 6D, IWGSC CS RefSeq v2.1, whole genome shotgun sequence genomic sequence GCGGGCTCGGAGCACGACCGACAAAGAACGATTGCCGGCGTAGATCATGCTCAACGCGGAGCCACGTGTCCCACAGCGGGGAGTCCACGGCATACCTTGAGTCGTTGACGAGGTCCGGCGGCGGTGGGCGATCACCTCGCGTCGGACGCGGTCGCTCACCGGGGTTGGTGGGACGGGGACTCGATCCGCGGAGAAAGGCTAGCTATTGGGGAGGTGCACGTCGCGCCATGGCAGCAGCGTGCCCGTCTCCCAGTAACGCTTGCAAATCTCAGCCTTCATGTACAACCTCATGCGAGGTTCGGCCACCGGCGGCGCGATGTGGAATGCGGgtgccggaggtggaggtggaggggtgGAGCAGTGACGACGGCAGGAGAAAGAGCCGGCCTCGTGGTCGTGCCTGCCCTTGCGGCCGGAGATCCAATGCCATCCCACGGTGGCCGGTGATGAGGTGGAGCTAGGGTTTGGAGAAGGCGAGCGTGTCGGGCTTCGAGGAGGCACACATCGCCGGGAGTGGAAGTATGGACTCCCACCGGTCCACGGCTTCCACATTAAAAAGGACGTCGACCGCTCGGCTGGGATGGCTGCCAGGTGGGGCCGCCCGCACGTGCGCCGTAAATGTGGACTGTGGGAGGTACGTGGGCGGTCGCCATGTGGGCCCGAGGCGGACGTCGAGCGGGCGCGTGGGCGTCTGTTCGACGTCCATGTTGATGCAAACCAAACGCAAGTTTAAGCCACAAACGAGACGAGCCGGAagtcaaacaaacaaaaaatacgGAAACGATCGGGCATTGGGATGTGCAATCTATCCGTTTGTATCCAAACGGGCAAACATGGATGGGGTTGTGCTTTGGAGTTGgccttagactagccacaatgggcaGTAACATAGAGttgtaacatgcccatgttactactctatgttactacctctatagtggggagtaacgtATGTGTGATAatatgcaacacttcatttattaggctatagactcatcttgccttgatatgtgtgatgttactcatactagtagtaagtagctatgttaccacatgcctatctttcttcatttattgcttgccacatcatctattttatctagatatgtgtgatgttactatctatATTACTTCCGTTGTGGGTAGTCTTATTCGCCACCGGCATTTCAGCTGACTGGCCTTTCATGCGTGCCGGGTGGGGATGTTCTTTCTATCGAAGCAGGCTCTCGGCGGCGCCAGAGAGTTCAGTTGTGAGGCCTGGCGACAACTCCGTCGACTGACTGGGACGAGGGCGACCGGGGACCGACCCCGGGCAACGGTCTTTTGCGCGTCTGCGGAGGTGTAAAACAACGACTGTGGGCCAGTATGGACAGCCAGGAATTTGTGGGGTATGGTGCCTGTAGTTTCAGCGAAACCTGCGCGCCTTCAAATCGGTTGATGTGCACATGGTTGGCCACGGGCCAAACGGACCGGAGTGCCCATGTGTGCCTGGGAGAGCTGGTGATAAAGAAAGAAGTCGTTCGGTTCCAaattaaaacaataaaaaatcGTTGTAACTTGTCTGACACGAACAGGTGCGTGGTTGTGATAGTTTTTTTTTGTTGGCGAGAGGGCTGTGCTAGCCTTTTCTTTTTTACACGGAAACAGTCCATTATAAAGTTGGTGCAGCAGAATCGCTAGCAACCAACGAAAAGTAAAATTACGCGGTTTCGCCAGGTATTAGCAAGTTGGTCTCGAATTGGGAGCTGCCATCTCACACTATATGGGTCGAGTATCATTGTATTGCACTTCTTTTCTGAATTATTCATCTTTGTATTATCACTCTCTTTCTTTACCAGATAGGCCCCACCGGTGTATTTCACATGCATGCATGACAGTGTGGCAGAATCACTTTTTCTTCTCCCACACAATAAATCCAACCATTTCTTCCGCCTTAGCTAATTTAaaacatccatatcttttaaaccatataTTCTTTTTTGAAACTTTTTTATATTTGAACTCCTTGTGCCCTTTAAAATgagatcaatcttggatattttttgAGCACATTTAAATTAGAATGTATATTTCACATGTCAAAATAATCAGTTTCACAATGTTACATTACAATTTCACTTTTCATAGTGACTATTACACAGTCCAGAACCTACATTTCACTTTTCACTAGCTTGCTTTACAAAAGAAAACACCTATTAAAATTGCATATTTTTCAAATAACGCATTTCACTCTTTTGAAGTAAACTACTACACATGTtcaaataatcagtttcacaaaCGACACAACCGAATTTCACTTTCTGTAGTTACTCTTTCATAATTCAAAACCTACATTTCACTTTTTACTACCTTGTTTCACAAAAATGACATATATTTCGATTGCACATTTTTCAAATAACCtatttcactcttttgaaataaatTATTTCACTTTCCACTagcttgcttcacaaacatcacaTCTATTTCAATTGCACATCTTTCAGAATAATatatttcactcttttgaaataaacCGTTACACATTTTGAAATAACCAGTTTCACAAATTGACATTTCAGTTTCATATTTGGGTAAGAAAAGTTTTATGTGAAATAGGTTGGTTCACATATTTCTATTGAAATATGAGTTTTTCATAATTTTCTAGTGAAATGGGTTTGTTTCGCATCTGAAATGTGAAACATTGAAATTTGAACGTGTTTGAAATGTATCTAATATTGGTCTAGTTCTGAAGGTCTTAACGTCAGGAATTCAAATATATGAATTATTTCAAAAATGAACTTATAGTTTAAATGATATGGACGGTTTAATTTAGCTAAGGTGAAATAAAAGGGTGGATTTATGTGTAAGAGAAGGGAGAGAGTGCACTGTCACATGCTGTGATGCCTGTCATATCACTGACAAAGGTGGGGGCTACTAGCTGTATTTGATGAAGTATATCTTCAGTATAGCAAAAAAGTGAGAATAGAATACTCACAGCGACACAAATCTGAATGCATGCATGAGTGATGGATTGGTTACCGGTACATGACAAAACCGCTCAAAATGACTTTGCGTAGCAACCAATGCATTTACAAAGTCAGGCATGTGCTCCATCCAGACAGTGGAAGGCACAACCGCATCATAACCAAACTGGGACGACGCTTTCTCCCATTCGACGCGGGATGGTACGAACCACCGTGTATACTATGTTCACTCCTCCTAAAATATAAGTGTAGTGCATATTAGATTTATTCGATGTCAAACTTTGTAGAAATTGACCCATTATATTAGAAAATGCATTAACTTTTATAATACCGTCTTTAAAATATATGGATAAATGCTACTCCCTCCAACactaatataagatgttctaatttTCTCTTCTGAATTAGATGTATATAAatacgttttagtgtgtttgttttcatttattTCATCCATATATAGTCCATGCTGCAATATGCAAAACATCTTATAATATTTGTGAACTCTATCTTTCTTGTGAATCATATGTATATAAACACGTCTTAATGTGTTTGCTCACTCATTTCAGTCTATAGTATATATTGAAATATCGAAACCATGTTATATTTATGAACGAAGGGACTACCATCTAGCAATTTTATCTtctttttttgagttgttgattgtttatTAGATAGCTAACCGCTTATTCTTAGTGGTATCTAGCAATTTCATCTTAATACAGAAGACACACAGTGTGTGTTCTTGAAAAACCCTCTAGCTATTCACATCTTATAGCAACAAAATGAGGAAACATAGCACATGCAAATTTCAAATAATAGCAACCAAGATTCACCATCAAAAATCTTTTTAAGGATAAGGAAGGAATCAAATAATTGAGAAGTACTACAACTACTCGATATGGCAAGTTGGCAACCGGCCGCCAGAGATTGCTTGGAACTTTGGATGAAAACCATACAGTACACAGTAGCTAGAAAATTAACTactccttgtccttcttctccttctcgagCTTGCATTTCACCCTCTCGAACACAACGGAGGCCGTCGACGGCGAGTCGAGCTTCAGCTTGAGCTTGCAGGTCCCCGCCAGCTTGTTCTTCTTCAGCTGCAGCGTGTACCGCACCTCGCCGGTGACCGCCACCTCCAGCTCGAACTCCCCCGTCTTGTTCTGGTCCTTGTACGCGGCGACGCCGGCGTTGCCCAGCGCCGCGTAGGCGCTGTCCGAGCCAGAGTCGAGGCGGTACACCCGGGTCTTCCTGGGGCCGTGCTTGTCGCCCTTGTCGGCGACCTGCACGCGCTCGAACTGCTGGCCGTCGAACTTGTACGCCGCCTCCAGCGGCTCCGTGTTCTTCATGGTCGTCGCCCAGTTGCGGTTGCGGACGACGAGCTTCAGGGAGAGGTTGTACCCGAGCGAGGTCACCGGAGAGGTCGCCAGCGCGAACCTGGTCAGCGAGGCGTCCTCGACGGTGATGGATGGCTGGACGGCGAAGCTGTAGGCGGCGAccatgacgacgatgacgatgacagcggcgacggcggcgatgcaCGCTAATACCCACTTGCAATCTTCCCAGCACTCGCCCAGGCAGTCGCAGAGCCCCATCGCCGGCGGGTTTCTTGATTCAGATCTTGGAGCCGGAGGGTGTTGGAGGGAGGAGGAAGTTGGAGCTTGCTGGCATTGACTTCGTAATTTGAACTCTGAGTCTGTGTGGGGTACTTATGGACTGGGAGGAACTAAAATACAGTTGTGGTCTTTGTTCTTACCCTGCTAGCTAGTCTCAGTATTTTATCCGGAAATACAGTACTCAAGAGCGGACATGGCAATCGCTCAACAGAGAAAACAAAAGAAATTGACGAAAGGCCCAGACCGCCAGACTGCTCCCAGTTTCATTATTGAAATGAAAGTTATGGTTTAACAGGTTGGATGAGGGGCTCCAGCTGCACAAAAACCACCAAACTTCACCAGAGCAACTCAACGGCTAGTCAGCCTTTCATTACAGATAAAGACTGCAAAATTTTCTTCCGAGATGTATAGTTGGAGACGCTCACGTGTAGGCATGCATACGCTACCCTATGAACACCTCTAAGATATTAAACCGGGTGATATTAAGATCGGTGAAGTCGCAACAAACGTTATGTAGTTGACGCACGCACTATACTTGTCAGAGAATAGCGTCGAAAgactaaaataaatccagaaaaacatGAACATATCCAAACTACATAAAAGACTACTAATTAAGACATAATTAAATAAAATATCTCGTTAGGAATAGCTATAACCTTGTGTAGAGCTCTCATGTCGCTCCCGAGGCAGCCCGGGAGCAAACCCTAGCCGCGGCCGCACTCCACCGCACCCCGGTCGTCCTTCTAGCCGGATCCAGCGGCAGAAGCTCGTTGGTTGAGCTTGTGAATACGTTGTGTGTGGCTTAGAAGGTTGACCCATGCAAAAGTGTTGTCTCTTGTAATGGCTGTAGCCGGGGATGACAAAGCTCAGTGATGAGTTGCAAGTGGTCACCTCAGTGATCTTCAGTGACGCCAACCTTGCATAGTTCCCATTTTTAGCTCTTCATCAGAACTGAAGTTATGATGTCCTTGGTGCGGGTGGCTGAGTGCTTTGCATGGACCTCCATGTGAATTTGCACTCCCTCGATGATGTGGGCTGGGTTGTCAGTCGTCTGTGACGAAGTTGCAACCGCTTGCTCAAGATTAAGGGGTGGCAATGATGCAAGCTCGAGGagaagtgatgatgatgatgctaatgTGCTACCTAGGCGAGGCTTTCATCATAGTGTTGTGTGTGAGGTATCTTGTATGTACCGCTCAGCTGATTGTGACCGTTTGTAACTCGGCAAATCTCTTtttcttaattaatggatgaggcaaatatTTTACATCCGCTTGAAAATAAAAAACTCTTGCCAATAATTTCACTGCAACAAAACTAACAATAGTGATGTTTCTACCGTGGACACGATATATGTTGCATGCACCCACCGCCCATCATTGAATTGGGACTTGTGGCTTGTTTTGTGATTtagattttttatttctttttttaggGTCAAAGTTGCCGCTTTATTTAACTTACAAAGTTCGGAATCTCATCCGACAAAACAGAAAGAACGAAATCCGGGGGAGCCCCCGTCCAAACCTTACAAAGTTCATCACCCACACCTACTCTAGCTAACTTATGCGC encodes the following:
- the LOC123141197 gene encoding uncharacterized protein; the protein is MGLCDCLGECWEDCKWVLACIAAVAAVIVIVVMVAAYSFAVQPSITVEDASLTRFALATSPVTSLGYNLSLKLVVRNRNWATTMKNTEPLEAAYKFDGQQFERVQVADKGDKHGPRKTRVYRLDSGSDSAYAALGNAGVAAYKDQNKTGEFELEVAVTGEVRYTLQLKKNKLAGTCKLKLKLDSPSTASVVFERVKCKLEKEKKDKE